A genome region from Magnolia sinica isolate HGM2019 chromosome 8, MsV1, whole genome shotgun sequence includes the following:
- the LOC131253556 gene encoding uncharacterized protein LOC131253556: MPPTSSDLPPKSLQIKQDDKFYGRLLSKESSIANPSFRVYYGVASGAIPFMWESQPGTPKCSIPTTTLPPLTPPPSYHFKPKKKTTKKGNGSNLLGTILPRLTLRKAHVSPSSSSSSSSSSFSSSSSPWSPSLSSNSRGRSPRSSFSLMEDDEDQEVGSPNSPFCFSIGREGGGPRGCYSMVIMKNALLSIVGHGSSQGTTA, encoded by the coding sequence ATGCCCCCAACCAGCTCTGATCTTCCTCCAAAATCCCTCCAAATCAAGCAAGATGACAAGTTCTATGGTAGGCTCTTGTCCAAGGAGAGTTCCATTGCCAACCCTTCATTTAGAGTCTACTATGGTGTGGCTAGTGGTGCAATCCCATTCATGTGGGAGTCCCAACCAGGCACACCCAAGTGTAGTATTCCTACTACAACACTACCTCCTCTCACCCCACCACCTTCTTACCATTTCAAACCCAAGAAAAAGACTACAAAGAAGGGCAATGGATCCAATCTCTTGGGAACCATACTTCCTAGGCTCACTCTAAGGAAGGCCCATGTGTCCCCATCttcatcgtcgtcgtcatcatcgtCGTCTTTTTCATCGTCATCATCGCCTTGGTCGCCATCGCTATCTTCGAACTCCCGTGGGAGGAGCCCTAGGTCATCATTTTCACTCATGGAGGACGACGAAGATCAGGAAGTGGGATCGCCCAACTCGCCCTTTTGTTTCAGCATCGGCCGGGAAGGCGGTGGACCACGGGGATGCTACTCAATGGTTATCATGAAGAACGCCTTGTTGTCGATTGTAGGGCATGGATCTAGCCAAGGTACTACTGCCTAG